The following proteins are co-located in the Desulfoscipio sp. XC116 genome:
- a CDS encoding class I SAM-dependent methyltransferase — MSEIKMNVSEFDNIAREVFAPVYPVIAEQIKQKTGISVGKCLDIGCGGGYLGIALARVTELYVYLADRSTEMLEIAGGNISAAGLTARMQTLFADVQKIPLPDQSIDLIVSRGSIFFWEDRQKAFEEIYRVLAPGGVAYIGGGFGTAELKKRIAARMEKENKNWRAMMNKNIGENAPEAYVKILQNTKIPFFEVNRDEAGLWIVIRGSKDEM; from the coding sequence ATGAGTGAGATAAAAATGAATGTTTCCGAATTTGATAATATTGCCCGGGAAGTGTTTGCTCCGGTTTATCCTGTTATTGCGGAACAGATCAAACAAAAGACAGGCATTAGCGTCGGGAAGTGTCTGGATATTGGTTGCGGAGGCGGTTATTTAGGCATTGCTCTGGCCCGGGTTACTGAACTTTATGTTTATTTAGCGGATAGATCAACGGAAATGCTGGAGATTGCCGGCGGCAACATTTCTGCCGCCGGGCTGACGGCAAGAATGCAAACATTATTTGCCGATGTTCAAAAAATCCCGCTGCCTGATCAATCAATTGATCTGATTGTCAGCCGGGGCTCAATATTTTTCTGGGAAGACCGGCAAAAGGCCTTTGAAGAAATATACAGGGTGCTTGCTCCGGGGGGTGTTGCTTATATTGGCGGCGGTTTTGGTACGGCGGAGCTAAAAAAACGGATTGCTGCCAGAATGGAAAAAGAGAATAAAAACTGGCGCGCCATGATGAATAAAAACATTGGGGAGAATGCTCCGGAAGCTTATGTGAAAATATTACAAAACACTAAAATACCGTTTTTTGAAGTAAACCGGGATGAGGCGGGATTATGGATAGTGATAAGGGGAAGCAAAGATGAAATGTAA
- a CDS encoding iron ABC transporter permease — translation MSDEMMPGKADKEMGMDKKLKAKTLKYWHKELILVGIALLIIILSFPLGRYPVSPDNLFLILAAKVFPITHTWPAAMDIVVFNVRLPRIFAALLVGAALATSGAAYQGMFKNPLVSPDILGASAGAGFGAAMGIYFSLNVFGIQLSAFIFSLMAVMLTYFISRKVRLDPTLVLVLTGVLVGTIFSSATSLIKFVADPYDKLPAITFWLMGSLAAITPRDVLTGIIPILLGGIPLYILRWRLNVLSLGEEEAMAMGLETGKLRFIVIICSTLMTAAAVSISGLVGWVGLIVPHWARMIVGPDYKILLPTSIILGGAYLLLVDDLARCITSVEIPLGILTALIGAPFFFYLLVSGRKGWE, via the coding sequence ATGTCTGATGAAATGATGCCTGGAAAAGCCGATAAAGAAATGGGGATGGACAAAAAGCTTAAAGCGAAAACACTTAAGTACTGGCATAAAGAGCTAATTCTTGTGGGTATAGCCCTTTTGATTATCATTCTTTCGTTTCCTCTGGGCAGGTATCCGGTGTCGCCGGATAATTTATTTTTGATTTTGGCCGCCAAAGTATTTCCTATTACTCATACCTGGCCGGCTGCTATGGATATCGTGGTGTTTAATGTGAGGCTGCCAAGGATTTTTGCGGCTTTGCTGGTTGGGGCCGCTTTGGCTACTTCCGGGGCGGCTTACCAGGGTATGTTCAAAAACCCGCTGGTATCTCCGGATATTCTTGGGGCCTCTGCCGGTGCGGGATTTGGAGCTGCCATGGGTATTTATTTTTCATTAAATGTTTTCGGTATTCAATTGTCGGCGTTTATCTTTAGTCTTATGGCCGTGATGCTTACTTATTTTATCAGCAGAAAAGTCCGGTTGGATCCCACGCTCGTGCTGGTTTTAACCGGGGTATTGGTGGGCACGATATTTAGCTCGGCCACGTCGTTAATCAAGTTTGTAGCCGATCCCTATGACAAACTTCCCGCCATTACCTTTTGGCTGATGGGCAGCTTGGCCGCCATAACACCTCGGGATGTATTGACAGGGATTATTCCCATTTTACTGGGGGGAATACCCCTGTATATTCTGCGCTGGCGTCTGAATGTTTTATCCCTGGGTGAAGAAGAAGCGATGGCTATGGGGTTGGAGACCGGAAAATTAAGGTTTATTGTTATTATATGTTCTACGCTTATGACCGCGGCCGCCGTATCAATCAGCGGCCTCGTCGGCTGGGTGGGACTGATCGTGCCGCATTGGGCGCGCATGATTGTCGGTCCAGATTACAAAATATTGCTGCCGACATCAATTATTCTCGGGGGGGCTTATTTGCTGCTTGTTGATGATTTGGCCCGCTGCATAACTTCTGTCGAGATTCCCCTGGGAATTCTTACCGCACTTATCGGGGCGCCGTTCTTTTTCTACCTTTTGGTGTCCGGCAGAAAGGGATGGGAGTGA
- a CDS encoding radical SAM protein yields the protein MKCNICERGCTIAEGNTGACGLYRNNGENIIELFPNKYLTVCPISIETMPVLHFHPRGKFLQISTTGCNFNCRGCFSTVIAKEMAPASKALRELSPRQVVDEAVKNDCIGIAFLLNDPLASFFTFLNVARLAKKSGLLVGCSTNAYFTEISLAEISRYLDFINVGVKGLSPRIYQNCGGSTVQPVLRNIEKLYQDGIHVEVSCILQNNNMEEVLELAGKLSNISPEIPLQVMRFIPLEGADPALEPSIRSAENLYQSLRKQLNYVYLFNSPGTEYLNTFCPHCGEVIFKRDFYGPMGAKLLFSGSGSARSNICPQCGWKIPIKAMPAEINYREDDFQGGYPFTRALEMVEAILITIGVTDIKKVVQVWEGMLGHNGMQKLHKSIQNTGSYLELIGYFGKLTQMEDKAAELVAYMEAKISLINKSLPAVGKRPRVYYVMGKPLFSLMGSRFENQLVEAGGGISVNKEIECSGRPGSRISAEELNVLNPDVIFISAFLSSSVDDFYAECCKAGINAEAVKNKRIYTHPAPGWDFGSPRWILGLLHMANMLHPEVYHFDVWAEAAGFYKQFYGVDFSLPEINRSFSKPSSKWQWKNN from the coding sequence ATGAAATGTAATATCTGCGAAAGAGGCTGCACCATTGCGGAAGGAAATACCGGAGCCTGTGGGCTTTACAGAAACAACGGGGAAAATATAATTGAGCTATTTCCCAATAAATATTTGACTGTATGTCCCATTTCCATTGAAACGATGCCTGTTTTGCATTTCCATCCGAGAGGAAAATTCCTGCAAATCAGTACTACGGGCTGCAATTTTAATTGCCGGGGTTGTTTTTCCACGGTTATTGCCAAGGAGATGGCCCCTGCCAGTAAAGCCTTGCGAGAATTATCCCCCCGGCAGGTGGTGGATGAAGCAGTTAAAAACGACTGCATCGGCATTGCCTTTTTATTGAATGATCCGCTGGCATCATTTTTCACCTTTCTTAATGTAGCTCGCCTGGCTAAGAAGAGCGGTTTATTGGTGGGGTGTTCCACAAATGCTTATTTTACCGAAATCTCATTGGCTGAAATCAGCCGTTATTTAGATTTTATCAATGTAGGCGTTAAGGGCTTGTCCCCCCGGATATACCAAAATTGTGGCGGCAGTACGGTGCAGCCGGTTTTGAGAAATATTGAAAAGCTTTATCAAGATGGTATCCACGTGGAAGTTTCTTGTATTTTACAAAACAATAATATGGAAGAAGTATTGGAACTGGCCGGGAAATTATCAAACATATCGCCGGAAATACCTTTACAGGTAATGCGCTTTATCCCTCTGGAAGGGGCCGATCCGGCCTTAGAGCCTTCCATTCGCTCTGCCGAAAATCTATATCAAAGTTTAAGAAAACAGCTCAATTATGTATATCTCTTTAATTCGCCCGGGACGGAATACCTGAATACATTCTGCCCCCATTGCGGGGAAGTTATCTTTAAAAGAGACTTTTACGGTCCAATGGGTGCGAAATTACTGTTTTCCGGGTCCGGTTCAGCCCGCAGTAATATTTGCCCGCAATGCGGTTGGAAAATTCCCATAAAAGCAATGCCGGCGGAAATAAATTACCGGGAAGATGATTTTCAGGGCGGCTACCCTTTTACCAGAGCACTGGAAATGGTGGAAGCAATCTTAATTACCATAGGCGTTACAGATATAAAAAAAGTGGTACAGGTTTGGGAAGGTATGCTTGGCCATAATGGGATGCAAAAATTACACAAAAGTATTCAAAATACCGGTTCTTACCTTGAGCTGATCGGATATTTTGGCAAGCTGACTCAGATGGAAGATAAGGCCGCGGAACTGGTTGCTTATATGGAAGCAAAGATTTCTCTAATTAATAAGTCCCTGCCTGCTGTCGGGAAGAGGCCCCGTGTGTATTATGTTATGGGAAAACCGCTTTTCAGCCTGATGGGAAGCCGTTTCGAGAATCAGTTGGTTGAAGCAGGCGGGGGGATAAGCGTTAATAAGGAAATAGAATGTTCCGGCAGGCCCGGCAGTCGAATTTCTGCTGAGGAATTAAACGTTCTTAATCCGGATGTTATATTTATTTCGGCTTTCCTATCCTCTTCCGTTGATGATTTTTATGCGGAGTGCTGTAAAGCCGGGATAAATGCTGAGGCGGTGAAGAACAAACGGATATATACCCACCCCGCTCCCGGCTGGGATTTCGGCAGCCCCCGGTGGATTCTGGGCCTGCTGCATATGGCCAATATGCTTCATCCGGAGGTGTATCATTTTGATGTATGGGCGGAAGCGGCCGGGTTTTATAAACAATTTTACGGCGTGGATTTTTCCCTGCCGGAGATCAATCGCTCTTTCAGTAAGCCCAGCAGCAAGTGGCAATGGAAGAACAACTGA
- a CDS encoding DUF364 domain-containing protein, translating into MWKIYDELIESVPRDLVVNDCCVGLNWTLVKSRTTGVAMTPKEGSGSVSMAGGIVGMGVRELAGYIKSWDNFEAAVALAAINSAINTEEQVQRMTGRFVSEHRQTNAFIYYSNLLSGKKVAVIGHFPDLDQLDKICELSVLERRPGPGDFPDPACEYLLPQQDYVFITGTTLINKTLPRLLQLTRKSKVILVGPSTPLTPRLFAHGISTLAGSVITDDKVWSFVRTGGDGMSIFKYGCNMVKISSSEVEKCLMK; encoded by the coding sequence ATGTGGAAAATCTACGACGAGTTAATTGAGTCCGTGCCCCGTGACTTAGTGGTAAATGACTGTTGTGTCGGGCTGAATTGGACTCTGGTTAAATCAAGAACTACCGGTGTTGCTATGACACCCAAAGAAGGCTCCGGTTCGGTAAGCATGGCCGGTGGTATTGTGGGCATGGGCGTGCGGGAACTGGCGGGCTATATCAAATCGTGGGACAATTTTGAGGCGGCGGTTGCCCTGGCGGCAATCAATTCCGCTATTAACACCGAAGAACAGGTCCAGCGGATGACGGGGCGTTTCGTAAGCGAGCATCGACAAACAAATGCTTTCATTTATTACAGCAATCTGCTTTCCGGCAAGAAAGTGGCAGTGATTGGACATTTCCCCGACTTGGATCAGTTGGATAAGATTTGTGAACTTTCCGTACTTGAGCGGCGGCCCGGACCCGGTGATTTCCCCGATCCGGCCTGTGAATACCTTTTGCCGCAGCAAGATTATGTCTTTATTACAGGCACCACGCTGATCAACAAGACCCTGCCGCGCTTGCTGCAGTTGACGAGAAAAAGCAAGGTGATCCTGGTGGGTCCAAGTACGCCTTTAACCCCGCGGCTGTTCGCCCATGGCATTTCCACTCTGGCCGGCTCGGTGATAACAGATGACAAGGTTTGGAGCTTCGTTCGGACGGGTGGCGATGGTATGAGTATATTTAAATACGGCTGCAACATGGTTAAAATATCAAGTTCAGAGGTTGAAAAATGTCTGATGAAATGA
- a CDS encoding ABC transporter substrate-binding protein — MHEKKISCLLGLTIIALLVLSLAGCGQTASTPADQDAATRTITDMAGRSVTVPVTIKTAFSTNPIGAIALYTLCPDKMVGWNYELRPDEKKFISPEYQSLPNLGGWYAKNTGNTEELLKVKPDVLINLGAINNTEISNADKIQKQLGIPVVLIDAPVTGMDKALEFMGDLLGEKTRAQELADYCRNTIDDVTAKAAQIPSDQRVRVYYAEGPKGLETEPDGSRHIETLQVVGGINVAEVTQQGAGGMNAGQTPVSMEQVLSWNPEVILAWQENQGGFYQGIMSDPAWQPIKAVQQHRVYRIPNAPYNWFDRPPSVNRIIGFKWLGNLLYPEVFNYDMVTEVKNFYQKFYHYDLSDEQAKALLSQEPAAN; from the coding sequence ATGCATGAGAAAAAAATCAGCTGTTTGCTTGGTCTGACTATCATAGCCTTGCTTGTGTTAAGTCTTGCCGGGTGCGGCCAAACTGCTTCCACACCGGCCGATCAGGATGCGGCAACACGTACGATCACAGATATGGCGGGGCGGTCCGTAACTGTTCCGGTCACAATTAAGACAGCCTTTTCAACCAATCCGATAGGCGCTATTGCACTTTATACGTTGTGTCCGGACAAGATGGTAGGGTGGAATTATGAATTGCGGCCCGACGAGAAAAAGTTTATTTCACCCGAGTACCAGTCATTGCCTAATCTGGGAGGCTGGTACGCCAAAAACACCGGCAATACGGAGGAGCTATTGAAAGTAAAGCCTGATGTGCTTATCAATCTGGGCGCTATCAATAACACCGAGATTTCCAATGCCGATAAAATTCAGAAACAATTGGGGATACCGGTGGTTTTGATAGACGCTCCCGTGACGGGTATGGACAAGGCCCTTGAATTTATGGGAGACCTGCTTGGCGAAAAAACTCGCGCCCAAGAATTGGCCGATTACTGCCGCAATACAATCGACGATGTTACTGCTAAAGCCGCCCAAATTCCTAGTGATCAGCGTGTCAGGGTATATTACGCGGAAGGCCCGAAAGGCTTGGAGACAGAACCCGATGGTTCAAGACATATTGAAACGCTGCAGGTGGTCGGCGGAATTAACGTGGCCGAGGTTACTCAACAAGGAGCGGGAGGTATGAACGCGGGCCAGACGCCGGTTTCCATGGAACAAGTACTGTCATGGAATCCCGAGGTAATCCTGGCCTGGCAGGAGAATCAGGGAGGATTCTATCAGGGGATTATGAGCGATCCGGCCTGGCAGCCAATTAAGGCTGTTCAGCAGCATCGTGTCTATCGAATTCCCAACGCGCCTTATAACTGGTTTGACAGGCCGCCCTCGGTTAACCGGATTATCGGATTTAAATGGCTTGGTAATCTGCTCTATCCCGAGGTGTTTAATTACGACATGGTGACGGAGGTAAAGAACTTTTACCAGAAATTTTATCATTACGATCTAAGCGATGAACAGGCAAAAGCACTGCTGAGTCAGGAGCCCGCGGCCAACTAG